One Oryza brachyantha chromosome 3, ObraRS2, whole genome shotgun sequence DNA segment encodes these proteins:
- the LOC102705334 gene encoding polygalacturonase-like, producing MEMASGARKTVMFMATVLLGMAFVLQSGAMARNGGGVLSDGGDSGGGEAGAAVMIRRGRSLQESPPALSTTTRQSGLFSLDSYGARGDGEGDDTQALAKAWSAACASPRPAVVLVPAGRRYLLQQVTLSGPCKSSITLMVKGTLVASPDMSKWSDSNRRYWIVVRGVDGLAVGGGGTIDGNGEVWWKNSCKINSALPCKGAPTALSFHTCNNLRVDGLKMVNSQQIHMSVEDCTGVQLAHLSINAPGTSPNTDGIHVTRSKSVQVSDCTIKTGDDCMSIEDGTHDLHATRLVCGPGHGISIGSLGDGNSRAEVSGIFIDTVQLYGTTNGARIKTWQGGSGYAKDIIFQNMIMNNVKNPIIIDQNYCDSAKPCKAQGSAVEVSNVVFKNIKGTTTSQIAINLNCSKSSPCYDIALQDIYLKIVGDSSSTGSTCQNAKWRKSGIVIPQPCTGTN from the exons ATGGAAATGGCATCCGGTGCGAGGAAGACGGTGATGTTCATGGCGACTGTCCTACTCGGGATGGCCTTCGTCCTCCAGTCCGGCGCCATGGCCAgaaatggcggcggcgtgttgagtgacggcggcgactcgggtgGCGGTGAGGCAGGAGCTGCAGTGATGATAAGGAGGGGCAGGTCGCTGCAggagtcgccgccggcgttgtcgacgacgacgaggcagAGCGGGCTGTTCAGCCTCGACAGCTACGGcgcccgcggcgacggcgagggcgacgacaCGCAGGCGCTGGCGAAGGCGTGGAGCGCCGCCTgcgcctcgccgcggccggccgTCGTGCTCGTCCCGGCGGGCAGGCGCTACCTGCTCCAGCAGGTCACCCTCTCCGGCCCCTGCAAATCCAGCATCACGCTCATG GTGAAGGGAACGCTGGTGGCGTCGCCGGACATGTCGAAGTGGAGCGACAGTAACAGGAGGTACTGGATCGTCGtccgcggcgtcgacggcctcgccgtcggcggcggcggcaccatCGACGGCAACGGCGAGGTGTGGTGGAAGAACTCCTGCAAAATCAACAGCGCCCTC cCATGCAAAGGAGCTCCAACG GCGCTGAGTTTCCACACGTGCAATAACTTGAGGGTGGATggtctgaagatggtgaacagcCAGCAGATCCACATGTCAGTCGAGGATTGCACAGGTGTGCAGCTGGCCCACCTGTCAATCAACGCGCCCGGCACAAGCCCCAACACAGATGGCATCCACGTCACTCGCAGCAAGAGCGTCCAAGTCAGCGACTGCACCATCAAGACAG GTGATGACTGCATGTCGATCGAGGATGGGACCCACGATTTACATGCCACGAGACTGGTGTGTGGGCCCGGGCATGGGATTAGCATTGGGAGCCTAGGAGATGGCAACTCCAGAGCTGAGGTGTCTGGTATCTTCATAGACACAGTGCAGCTCTATGGCACCACCAATGGAGCTCGGATCAAGACATGGCAG GGAGGGAGTGGATACGCCAAGGATATCATATTCCAGAACATGATCATGAACAATGTCAAGAACCCAATAATCATTGACCAAAACTACTGTGACTCAGCTAAGCCATGCAAGGCACag GGGTCAGCAGTGGAGGTCAGCAACGTGGTCTTCAAGAACATCAAAGGGACAACAACTTCCCAGATTGCAATCAATCTGAACTGCAGCAAGAGTTCCCCATGCTATGACATTGCCCTGCAGGACATTTACCTGAAAATTGTGGGTGACAGCAGTAGCACAGGAAGTACATGCCAGAATGCAAAATGGAGGAAATCTGGAATAGTTATTCCACAGCCATGCACAGGCACAAACTAG
- the LOC102722660 gene encoding LOW QUALITY PROTEIN: probable cellulose synthase A catalytic subunit 2 [UDP-forming] (The sequence of the model RefSeq protein was modified relative to this genomic sequence to represent the inferred CDS: inserted 1 base in 1 codon; deleted 3 bases in 2 codons), with amino-acid sequence MDGGGDAAKSGKHGQVCQICGDGVGTTADGELFTACDVCGFPVCRPCYEYERKDGSQACPQCKTKYKRHKGSPPIDESEDVDADDASDVNYPTGNQDHKHKIAERMLTWRMNSGRNDEIGHPKYDSGEIGHPKYDSGEIPRVYIPPLTHSQISGEIPGASPDHMMSPLGNIGKRGHPFPYVNHSPNQSREFSGSLRNAAWKERVDGWKMKDKGALPMTNGTSIAPSEGREVGDIDASTDYNMEDALLNDETRQPLSRKVPISSSRINPYRMVIVLRLIILCIFLHYRITNPVRNAYPLWLLSVXCEIWFALSWILDQFPKWSPINRETYLDRLTLRYDREGEPSQLAPVDIFVSTVDPMKEPPLVTANTVLSILAVDYPVDKVSCYVSDDGAAMLSFDALAETSEFARKWVPFCKKYSIEPRAPEWYFTQKIDYLKDKVQASFVKDRRAMKREYEEFKVRINALVAKAQKVPEEGWIMQDGTPWPGNNTRDHPGMIQVFLGHSGGLDTEGNELPRLVYVSREKRPGFQHHKKAGAMNALVRVSAVLTNGQYLLNLDCDHYINNSKALREAMCFLMDPNLGRRVCYVQFPQRFDGIDRNDRYANRNTVFFDINLRGLDGIQGPVYVGTGCVFNRTALYGYEPPIKQKKPGFFCSLFGGKKKTAKSKKKSSEKKSHKHVDSSVPVFNLEDIEEGIEGSGFDDEKSLLTSQMSLEKRFGQSSVFVASTLMEYGGVPQSATPESLLKEAIHVISCGYEDKSDWGTEIGWIYGSVTEDILTGFKMHARGWWSIYCMPKRPAFKGSAPINFSDRLNQVLRWALGSVEILFSRHCPIWYGYGGRLKFLERFAYINTTIYPLTSVSLLLYCILPAICLLTGKFIIPEISNFASIWFISLFQSIFATGILEMRWSGVGIDEWWRNEQFWVIGGISAHLFAVFQGLLKVLAGIDTSFTVTSKASDEEGDFAELYMFKWTTLLIPPTTILIINLVGVVAGISYAINSGYQSWGPLFGKLFFAFWVIVHLYPFLKGLMGRQNRTPTIVVVWAILLASIFSLLWVRIDPFTTRVTGPDTQKCGINC; translated from the exons atggacggcggcggcgatgctgcG AAATCAGGGAAGCACGGGCAGGTGTGCCAGatctgcggcgacggcgtgggcaCGACGGCGGACGGCGAGCTGTTCACCGCCTGTGACGTCTGCGGGTTCCCGGTGTGCCGGCCCTGCTATGAGTACGAGCGCAAGGACGGTAGCCAGGCGTGCCCGCAGTGCAAGACCAAGTACAAGCGCCACAAGG GGAGCCCACCGATAGATGAAAGTGAGGATGTTGATGCAGATGATGCTAGTGATGTAAACTACCCAACCGGCAACCAGGACCATAAGCACAAGATTGCCGAGAGGATGCTCACCTGGCGCATGAACTCGGGGAGGAATGATGAGATTGGTCATCCAAAGTATGACAGTGGTGAGATTGGTCATCCAAAGTATGACAGTGGTGAAATCCCTCGCGTATATATCCCGCCACTCACTCACAGCCAG ATCTCAGGTGAAATTCCTGGAGCATCCCCTGATCATATGATGTCTCCTCTTGGGAACATTGGCAAACGTGGCCATCCATTTCCCTATGTGAACCATTCAC CAAACCAATCAAGGGAGTTTTCTGGTAGCCTTCGCAATGCTGCTTGGAAAGAGAGAGTAGATGGCTGGAAAATGAAGGACAAGGGTGCACTTCCCATGACTAATGGTACAAGCATTGCTCCTTCAGAAGGTCGTGAAGTTGGTGACATTGATGCATCTACTGACTATAACATGGAGGATGCCTTACT GAATGATGAAACTCGCCAACCTCTGTCGAGAAAAGTGCCGATTTCGTCATCCAGAATAAATCCCTACAGAATGGTTATTGTGTTACGCTTGATTATCCTATGTATATTCTTGCACTACCGTATCACAAATCCTGTGCGTAATGCATATCCTCTATGGTTGCTCTCTG TATGTGAGATTTGGTTTGCTCTATCCTGGATTCTGGATCAGTTCCCCAAGTGGTCCCCAATCAACCGTGAAACTTACTTGGATAGGCTGACTTTAAG GTATGACCGAGAAGGTGAACCATCTCAATTGGCTCCTGTTGACATTTTTGTCAGTACCGTGGATCCTATGAAAGAACCTCCTCTTGTTACTGCCAATACTGTGCTTTCCATCCTTGCCGTGGACTACCCTGTTGATAAGGTATCTTGCTATGTGTCTGATGATGGAGCTGCAATGTTGAGTTTTGATGCGCTTGCTGAGACTTCAGAATTTGCTAGAAAATGGGTACCATTCTGTAAGAAGTACAGCATAGAACCCAGAGCTCCAGAGTGGTACTTTACACAAAAGATTGATTACTTGAAAGACAAAGTTCAGGCTTCTTTTGTTAAAGATCGCCGTGCCATGAAg AGGGAATATGAAGAATTTAAAGTTCGTATTAATGCACTCGTTGCCAAGGCACAGAAAGTTCCTGAGGAAGGATGGATAATGCAAGATGGCACACCTTGGCCTGGTAACAATACCAGAGACCATCCTGGGATGATTCAG GTTTTCCTTGGTCATAGTGGTGGCCTTGATACTGAGGGCAATGAGCTTCCCCGTCTAGTCTATGTGTCTCGTGAGAAACGCCCTGGATTCCAACACCATAAAAAGGCTGGTGCCATGAATGCACTT GTTCGTGTATCAGCTGTCCTTACTAATGGACAATACTTGTTGAATCTTGACTGTGATCACTACATCAACAATAGCAAAGCTCTCCGAGAGGCTATGTGCTTCCTTATGGATCCAAACCTAGGAAGGCGTGTCTGTTATGTCCAATTTCCTCAGAGGTTTGACGGTATTGACAGAAATGATCGATATGCAAACAGGAACACAGTGTTTTTTGAT ATTAATTTGAGAGGTCTCGATGGTATCCAAGGACCAGTTTACGTGGGAACTGGTTGCGTGTTCAACAGAACAGCTCTTTATGGTTATGAACCCCCTATTAAACAGAAGAAGCCAGGTTTCTTCTGTTCGCTCTTTGGGGGGAAAAAGAAGACAGcaaagtcgaagaagaagagctcgGAAAAG AAGTCACACAAGCATGTGGACAGTTCTGTGCCAGTTTTTAATCTTGAAGATATAGAGGAAGGGATTGAAG GTTCTGGATTTGATGATGAGAAATCACTGCTGACGTCTCAAATGAGCTTGGAGAAAAGATTTGGCCAATCTAGTGTTTTTGTAGCCTCCACTCTGATGGAATATGGTGGTGTCCCTCAATCTGCAACTCCAGAATCTCTTCTGAAAGAAGCTATACATGTTATCAGCTGTGGCTATGAAGACAAAAGTGACTGGGGAACTGAG ATTGGATGGATCTATGGTTCTGTTACAGAAGATATTCTCACTGGGTTCAAGATGCATGCGCGAGGCTGGTGGTCAATCTACTGCATGCCTAAGCGACCAGCATTCAAGGGTTCTGCCCCTATTAACTTTTCAGATCGTCTGAACCAGGTGCTTCGGTGGGCTCTTGGTTCTGTAGAAATTCTTTTTAGCAGGCATTGCCCCATATGGTATGGATACGGAGGACGGCTTAAGTTTCTGGAGAGATTTGCTTACATCAACACCACTATTTATCCACTCACATCTGTCTCACTCCTCTTGTACTGCATATTGCCGGCTATTTGTCTTCTCACTGGGAAGTTCATCATCCCAGAG ATTAGCAATTTTGCAAGTATTTGGtttatctctctctttcaGTCAATCTTTGCTACTGGTATCCTTGAGATGAGGTGGAGTGGTGTTGGCATCGATGAATGGTGGAGGAATGAGCAATTTTGGGTTATTGGTGGTATTTCTGCACATCTATTTGCGGTCTTCCAGGGTCTTCTGAAGGTCCTTGCTGGTATTGATACCAGCTTCACTGTCACCTCAAAGGCCTCTGATGAAGAAGGCGATTTTGCTGAGCTCTACATGTTCAAGTGGACAACGCTTCTGATCCCACCAACCACAATATTGATCATCAACCTGGTTGGTGTTGTTGCTGGTATCTCCTATGCGATCAACAGTGGCTACCAGTCATGGGGTCCGCTCTTTGGGAAGCTCTTCTTTGCCTTCTGGGTCATTGTCCACCTGTACCCCTTCCTCAAGGGTCTCATGGGTCGGCAGAACCGTACGCCGACCATCGTTGTTGTTTGGGCCATCCTCCTCGCGTCCATTTTCTCCTTGCTGTGGGTTCGTATCGATCCGTTCACTACCCGG GTCACAGGTCCTGATACCCAGAAGTGTGGCATCAACTGCTAG
- the LOC102705899 gene encoding remorin 4.1-like, with amino-acid sequence MLHEQHAPPQPEEEPAAAEVVHALHLPSAPATTGDAAAARGGEHHHHQHRDDEPATFRDIHPLTPSPTPPARLGSASWDTASHRSLSSEEQFMTMSREFTAMVAAGTTLQTGANGYDASSGADQLTSIGEDELEETNPLAIVPDSHPIATPARSRASLEVVPAGPSASAPAPPPVEARQVKKEEVETKVSAWQTAEVAKINNRFKREEVVINGWETEQVEKASAWLKKIERKLDEQRAKAIEKTQNDMAKARRKAEEKRASAEAKRGLKLAKVLELANFMKAVGRVPTKRSFF; translated from the exons ATGTTGCATGAGCAgcacgcgccgccgcagccggagGAGGAACCTGCAGCAGCAGAGGTCGTGCATGCGCTGCACCTGCCGTCGGCGCCCGCCACCACCGGCGATGCTGCAGCagctcgcggcggcgagcaccaccaccaccagcaccgcGACGACGAGCCCGCCACGTTCCGTGACATCCACCCTctgacgccgtcgccgacgccgcccgcgcgccTCGGGTCCGCGTCCTGGGACACCGCCAGCCACCGGTCCCTGTCGTCCGAGGAGCAGTTCATGACGATGAGCCGGGAGTTCACGGCCATGGTCGCCGCCGGGACGACCCTGCAGACCGGCGCCAACGGCTACGACGCCAGCAGCGGCGCCGACCAGCTGACCAGCATCGGGGAGGACGAGCTGGAGGAGACCAACCCGCTCGCCATCGTGCCGGACAGCCACCCGATCGCGACGCCGGCCAGGAGCAGGGCGTCGCTGGAGGTGGTCCCCGCGGGGCCCTcggcctcggcgccggcgccgccgccggtggaggCGCGTCAGGTGaagaaggaggaggtggagacgaAGGTGTCGGCGTGGCAGACGGCGGAGGTGGCCAAGATCAACAACAGGTTCaagcgggaggaggtggtcaTCAACGGCTGGGAGACCGAGCAAGTAGAGAAAGCATCCGCATGGCTCAAGAAGATCGAG AGGAAGCTGGACGAGCAGCGCGCCAAGGCGATCGAGAAGACGCAGAACGACATGGCGAAGGCGCGGCGCAAggcggaggagaagagggcgtcggcggaggcgaagagAGGGCTGAAGCTGGCCAAGGTGCTGGAGCTGGCCAACTTCATGAAGGCGGTCGGAAGGGTGCCCACGAAACGCTCCTTCTTCTAG